In Candidatus Polarisedimenticolaceae bacterium, a genomic segment contains:
- a CDS encoding putative Ig domain-containing protein translates to MRVLTFILTVVCLLWTPASAGCPPITLSPPSLPGGTLATAYSQTISATGGLAPYTYAVSAGALPPGLSLASNGVLSGTPTALGNYAFTVTALDSSGADGTLGCTGSQPYSIVIGCSTLAISPSSLPGATLGVAYNQTLVASGGNPPYTFAVTAGALPPGLSLNAGSGALTGTPTATGSFSFTVTTTDARGCTGSQAYTVAVTCPTISLSPSSLPNPTVNVPYNQTITASGGAAPYTFAVAAGSLPSGLSLNGATGAISGLPTTSGPSSFTISATDANGCVGTKNYSVTVSTCTLPPAWTQAASLAAARQGHTATLLPAGKVLVAGGNGSSNPASALSSCVLYDPAAGTWSPTGPLTTARGGQKAVLLIGGKVLVAGGTDVSGFAVAGAEIYNPASGTWSATGAMATPRYNHTLTLLPGGKALVAGGTAGSAALASAEVFNPSSGTWSAAPPMVGARLNHTATLLPNGKVLVAGGSGSSGAVPTAQLYDPSSGTWSPTGSMVSARSGHTATLLSNGKVLVAGGLGTSGLVASAEIYDPSLGTWSSTGAMIAPRFFHSETLLFSGKVLVAGGSGGSGFLSSAELYDPSAGTWGPAGSMATTREFHTATRLPNGKVLVAGGWKGSLGLTGAELFDPAPCYPNPIIVFPVSLPISIFATSYSQTIRAFSGGGAGGPFSFEIWDGALPPGLALDADTGTLEGVPTLEGTFDFTVVARALDGTESAGSQAYSLSVVSPIPITAFSSATDTSVSMSWTGVDGATGYSVWRAQGPSCSDAVKITDIPLEGTAYEDQGLQCGGTYTYFATAEGVCCLPPGGECGTVTLQTCSIPVEAAPLNWIDKDTLAWPSVAGAWSYNLYRGTRSSLPALLDGTANSCTVYEGAAALSWGAGDPSLLQEGDFYWYLVTAVNTAGEGSAGDASAGFRTVNSSGACP, encoded by the coding sequence ATGCGGGTTCTCACCTTCATTTTGACGGTGGTTTGTCTTCTCTGGACGCCAGCTTCGGCCGGGTGCCCACCCATCACCCTTTCACCCCCGAGTCTCCCCGGGGGAACGCTCGCGACGGCGTACAGTCAGACGATCTCGGCCACGGGCGGATTGGCGCCGTACACCTACGCCGTCTCGGCCGGCGCACTCCCTCCGGGGCTCTCGTTGGCTTCGAACGGCGTCCTCTCCGGCACGCCGACCGCGCTCGGTAATTACGCGTTCACGGTGACCGCTCTGGATTCCAGCGGCGCGGACGGCACTCTCGGCTGTACCGGGAGCCAGCCCTACTCGATCGTGATCGGTTGCTCCACTCTCGCGATCTCTCCGTCCTCCTTGCCCGGAGCGACCCTCGGAGTGGCCTACAACCAGACCCTCGTCGCGAGCGGTGGGAACCCCCCCTACACGTTCGCCGTCACGGCAGGCGCGCTCCCACCCGGGCTCAGCCTGAACGCCGGGAGCGGCGCGCTCACCGGCACGCCCACGGCAACCGGAAGCTTCTCCTTCACCGTCACGACGACCGACGCCCGGGGATGCACGGGAAGCCAGGCCTACACGGTGGCCGTCACTTGCCCGACGATCTCACTCTCGCCGTCGTCCTTGCCGAACCCCACGGTGAATGTTCCCTACAACCAGACGATCACAGCGAGCGGAGGCGCGGCTCCCTACACCTTCGCGGTCGCCGCGGGCTCTCTGCCGTCGGGGCTCAGTTTGAACGGAGCGACCGGCGCGATCTCGGGCCTCCCCACGACGTCGGGCCCTTCGTCTTTCACGATCTCGGCCACTGACGCCAACGGCTGCGTCGGGACGAAGAACTACTCCGTCACGGTCTCGACGTGCACGCTGCCCCCCGCATGGACGCAGGCGGCATCGCTGGCCGCGGCTCGCCAAGGCCACACCGCCACGCTTCTCCCGGCGGGGAAGGTCCTGGTGGCGGGTGGCAATGGGTCGAGCAACCCGGCCAGCGCTCTTTCGAGCTGCGTTCTCTACGACCCCGCGGCCGGAACGTGGAGCCCCACGGGCCCGCTGACCACGGCTCGAGGCGGGCAGAAGGCCGTCCTCTTGATCGGCGGGAAGGTCCTCGTCGCCGGTGGAACGGATGTCTCCGGCTTCGCCGTCGCCGGCGCCGAGATCTACAACCCGGCGTCGGGAACGTGGAGCGCGACCGGAGCGATGGCGACGCCGCGCTACAACCACACGCTGACGCTCCTCCCCGGCGGGAAGGCGCTCGTGGCCGGAGGCACCGCAGGCAGCGCTGCTCTCGCCAGCGCGGAGGTGTTCAACCCGTCGTCCGGAACCTGGAGCGCCGCGCCCCCCATGGTCGGCGCCAGGCTCAACCACACCGCGACCCTTCTCCCCAACGGGAAGGTCCTCGTGGCCGGGGGCTCGGGGAGCAGCGGGGCCGTCCCGACCGCGCAGCTCTACGACCCGTCGTCCGGAACCTGGAGCCCCACCGGCTCGATGGTCTCGGCGCGCTCGGGCCACACGGCAACTCTCCTGTCCAATGGCAAGGTGCTCGTGGCCGGAGGTCTCGGTACGAGCGGGCTCGTGGCGAGCGCCGAGATCTACGATCCATCGCTTGGCACCTGGTCCTCGACCGGCGCCATGATCGCGCCGCGATTCTTCCACTCGGAAACGCTTCTGTTCAGCGGGAAGGTCCTCGTGGCGGGAGGTTCCGGAGGGAGCGGTTTCCTCTCCAGCGCTGAGCTCTACGATCCTTCGGCGGGAACCTGGGGTCCGGCCGGCTCGATGGCGACGACGAGGGAATTCCACACCGCCACGCGCCTGCCGAACGGCAAGGTCCTCGTGGCGGGAGGATGGAAGGGCTCCCTCGGATTGACGGGAGCGGAGCTCTTCGATCCTGCTCCCTGCTACCCCAACCCGATCATCGTGTTTCCCGTCTCTCTCCCGATCAGCATTTTCGCGACGTCGTACAGTCAGACCATCCGAGCGTTCAGCGGCGGCGGAGCCGGCGGTCCGTTCTCCTTCGAGATCTGGGACGGCGCGCTTCCTCCGGGCCTCGCGCTCGATGCCGATACCGGCACCCTCGAAGGAGTCCCCACGCTCGAGGGGACCTTCGACTTCACCGTCGTCGCGAGAGCGCTCGACGGCACCGAGTCCGCCGGGAGCCAGGCCTATTCGCTCTCGGTGGTCAGCCCCATCCCCATCACCGCCTTCTCTTCGGCCACCGACACATCGGTCTCGATGTCGTGGACCGGCGTCGACGGGGCGACCGGCTACTCCGTCTGGCGCGCGCAGGGACCTTCGTGCTCGGACGCGGTGAAGATCACCGACATCCCGCTCGAGGGCACCGCATACGAAGATCAGGGCCTCCAATGCGGCGGGACGTATACCTACTTCGCCACTGCCGAAGGGGTCTGCTGCCTCCCGCCCGGCGGGGAATGTGGGACGGTGACGCTTCAGACCTGCTCGATCCCCGTCGAGGCTGCTCCGTTGAACTGGATCGACAAGGACACGCTCGCATGGCCGTCCGTCGCGGGAGCTTGGAGCTACAACCTGTACCGAGGAACGCGCTCGAGCCTACCCGCCCTGCTGGACGGAACTGCCAACTCCTGCACCGTCTACGAGGGCGCTGCCGCGCTGTCCTGGGGAGCGGGCGATCCATCGCTCCTGCAAGAGGGAGACTTCTACTGGTACCTCGTGACCGCTGTGAACACCGCGGGCGAGGGATCTGCCGGCGACGCGAGCGCGGGGTTCCGCACCGTCAACTCCTCGGGCGCGTGCCCGTGA
- a CDS encoding aldo/keto reductase, translating to MPMLGFGVFQITDAAVCEQCVVDAIATGYRLIDTAASYLNEEAVGRGIRRSGVAREELFVTTKLWIQRNGYDGTIEAFERSQKRLQLDYVDLYLIHQPFGDVYGEWRAMEHLYAEGKVKAIGVANFQPDRVMDLMLHNEVAPTVNQIEVNPFLQQHETQTFLQSNGIQPEAWAPFAEGRNHLFENQTLVMLATKYKKSVAQVILRWLSQRGIVVLSKSVRKERMVENYNVLDFDLSTEDVEAIATLDTGTSSFFDHRDPDKVKWLGSRKLDV from the coding sequence ATGCCGATGCTCGGATTCGGCGTGTTCCAAATCACGGATGCAGCGGTTTGCGAACAGTGCGTCGTCGACGCGATTGCGACCGGGTATCGGTTGATCGACACGGCCGCGTCCTATCTCAATGAAGAAGCTGTAGGTCGGGGAATCCGGCGCAGTGGAGTCGCCCGGGAGGAGTTGTTCGTCACGACAAAGCTATGGATCCAGCGAAACGGGTACGATGGGACCATAGAAGCGTTTGAGCGATCCCAGAAGCGTCTGCAATTGGACTACGTGGATCTCTATCTCATCCATCAGCCGTTTGGCGACGTGTATGGCGAATGGCGTGCCATGGAACATCTGTACGCGGAGGGAAAGGTCAAGGCAATTGGCGTCGCGAACTTTCAGCCTGACCGCGTCATGGACCTCATGCTGCACAACGAAGTAGCACCAACGGTCAATCAGATCGAGGTCAACCCCTTCTTGCAGCAGCATGAGACGCAGACGTTCTTGCAGTCCAACGGAATCCAGCCTGAGGCATGGGCTCCATTTGCCGAGGGGCGGAATCATCTTTTCGAAAATCAGACGCTTGTCATGCTCGCAACAAAATACAAGAAGAGCGTAGCTCAGGTGATACTTCGCTGGTTATCGCAGCGCGGAATCGTGGTGTTATCCAAGTCAGTGCGGAAGGAACGAATGGTAGAGAACTACAACGTGCTCGACTTCGATCTGAGCACCGAGGACGTCGAAGCCATCGCGACACTCGACACTGGAACCAGCAGTTTCTTCGATCACCGCGACCCGGACAAGGTCAAGTGGCTGGGCTCGAGGAAACTGGATGTGTAG
- a CDS encoding ThiF family adenylyltransferase, which yields MTTPDIQLSRISKLFVDRDEMNVEDALARRQSHGVTLVCGSDVASSYTLQLAVLTAANIATRCFPGAVRVSLHAHLAETPLLLWPVLNLTFGQALMNILGPKALTGLGSYQPGCHAVVFGNAVPPIKALRVTFDGWIAKVGPACEMERLTEREYCSVSGILAAALAMSEIFLSFADFCIEAGRRTVALSLWQPDADVRDPSALGVPAEFLPGDLWVLGLGHLGNAYLWALATLPYANPRSMELFLNDFDKVASENLETSLIFRTNNVGSYKTRVCSAWLEQRGFKTRIIERRFHSDFRCHTDEPQLALCGFDSNSARRHLATAEFTRVIESGLGGMTSNFDTISLHSLPNPRRAVELWPDVSPEEVALEQEHRARVARESAAYARLHGDECGRVQLAEKAIAVPFVGAAAASLVVAESIRLLHGGAAYTDFKMGLVAPAGGIGVTSGNYGAHDLAGLTYRDSQAPTGHGPRTNEGRPTS from the coding sequence ATGACCACGCCCGACATCCAGCTCTCGCGCATCTCCAAGTTGTTCGTCGACCGCGATGAAATGAACGTGGAGGACGCACTCGCCCGTCGGCAGTCGCATGGCGTCACGCTAGTGTGTGGCTCTGACGTGGCGTCCTCGTACACGCTGCAACTCGCCGTCCTGACGGCTGCCAACATCGCGACGCGCTGCTTTCCCGGCGCCGTGCGCGTCTCCCTTCACGCACATCTGGCGGAAACGCCGCTGTTGCTATGGCCTGTGCTCAACCTCACCTTCGGCCAGGCGCTCATGAACATCTTGGGGCCAAAGGCTTTGACGGGCTTGGGGAGCTACCAGCCGGGTTGCCACGCCGTGGTTTTCGGAAACGCCGTTCCGCCGATCAAGGCCCTCCGCGTCACGTTCGACGGCTGGATTGCGAAGGTCGGTCCCGCTTGCGAGATGGAACGCCTGACCGAGCGGGAGTACTGCTCCGTCTCTGGCATCCTTGCCGCCGCTCTCGCAATGTCGGAGATATTCCTGTCGTTCGCCGATTTCTGCATCGAGGCGGGCCGACGTACGGTCGCGCTATCTCTCTGGCAGCCTGACGCTGACGTTCGCGACCCATCAGCGCTCGGGGTTCCCGCGGAGTTCCTACCTGGCGACCTCTGGGTACTGGGCTTGGGGCACTTGGGGAACGCCTATCTGTGGGCGCTCGCCACCTTGCCGTACGCAAATCCGCGATCGATGGAGCTCTTCCTGAACGATTTCGATAAGGTCGCATCGGAGAATCTCGAAACCAGCCTCATCTTCAGAACTAACAATGTTGGTTCGTACAAGACGCGGGTTTGCAGTGCGTGGCTGGAGCAACGCGGATTCAAGACCAGAATTATCGAGCGGCGGTTCCATTCTGACTTTCGTTGTCACACCGATGAGCCGCAGCTGGCGTTGTGCGGTTTTGACTCAAACTCGGCGCGTAGACACTTAGCCACGGCCGAGTTCACGCGGGTGATCGAGAGCGGGCTCGGAGGGATGACCAGCAACTTCGACACGATCAGTCTCCATTCACTTCCCAATCCCCGAAGAGCAGTGGAACTTTGGCCGGACGTCTCCCCAGAAGAAGTCGCACTAGAACAGGAGCATCGAGCGCGCGTAGCTCGTGAGAGTGCCGCCTACGCGCGCCTCCACGGTGATGAGTGCGGACGCGTCCAACTCGCTGAAAAGGCGATCGCGGTGCCTTTTGTTGGCGCAGCCGCTGCAAGTCTTGTCGTCGCAGAATCGATCCGACTGCTACATGGTGGGGCGGCGTACACAGATTTCAAAATGGGACTGGTCGCTCCTGCCGGCGGGATCGGAGTGACGTCCGGCAATTACGGCGCCCACGACTTGGCGGGTCTGACCTACCGCGACTCCCAGGCTCCGACAGGCCACGGTCCAAGGACTAACGAGGGACGCCCGACTTCGTGA
- a CDS encoding Mov34/MPN/PAD-1 family protein produces MRVILQLRRRGGGRRESGAFLLGRQQGRITRVTTFVCYDDLDSVAYQAGAIAFHADGYAAFWKYCREKGLAVLADVHTHPGDGVGQSSIDQRNPMMPIVGHTAIIVPKFARTSSWSLSGVGIYEYLGDFKWRTHAPGDKTRRVVLTLW; encoded by the coding sequence ATGCGGGTGATTCTCCAATTGCGGCGACGCGGAGGCGGCAGGCGCGAAAGCGGCGCCTTCTTGCTGGGTCGCCAACAAGGGAGAATCACGCGCGTCACGACGTTCGTCTGCTACGACGATCTCGATTCGGTTGCCTATCAAGCGGGCGCCATCGCCTTCCACGCAGACGGATATGCCGCGTTCTGGAAATACTGCCGGGAAAAAGGTCTCGCTGTGCTCGCGGATGTGCACACGCATCCCGGCGATGGCGTCGGACAGAGTTCGATCGACCAGCGAAACCCCATGATGCCGATCGTCGGTCACACCGCGATCATCGTGCCGAAGTTTGCTCGCACGAGTTCGTGGTCGTTAAGCGGCGTCGGCATCTATGAGTACCTCGGCGATTTCAAATGGCGAACCCACGCGCCGGGCGACAAGACACGGCGGGTGGTCTTGACTCTTTGGTGA
- a CDS encoding transcriptional regulator, with product MAQPALGLLLKRLREERGLSLRELAQFAEVDHAYIYRLEAGDKESPSEETLSKLIRALKVVGKREGNMLRYIAEHSDTNPALVAFVLDDKTITYELFTSVAAIAFRGAARPDLPKLFERVRRILDDEHGTH from the coding sequence ATGGCGCAGCCAGCACTCGGATTGCTGCTTAAGCGACTACGCGAAGAAAGAGGACTGTCGTTGCGCGAACTGGCGCAGTTCGCAGAAGTCGATCACGCGTACATCTATCGCTTGGAAGCCGGCGACAAGGAGTCCCCCTCAGAAGAAACGCTTTCAAAATTGATCCGCGCCTTGAAGGTCGTCGGCAAGCGCGAGGGGAATATGCTCCGATACATCGCGGAGCACAGCGACACAAACCCCGCCCTCGTGGCCTTCGTGCTCGACGACAAGACGATCACCTACGAGCTTTTCACCTCGGTGGCGGCGATCGCCTTCCGTGGCGCTGCCCGACCGGACTTGCCGAAGCTCTTCGAGCGGGTACGCAGAATTCTGGATGACGAGCATGGCACTCACTGA
- a CDS encoding ImmA/IrrE family metallo-endopeptidase codes for MALTEFAVVHKARKFVIDVNPTAIPVSVEDYARSVGAVIRPQTDLGPDEPGMSFAHDGKRYICVNAGDRPERQRFTVCHEVAHIVLGLQSDHSEPQWSYAKRPLAEIFCDVFAAELLLPYKSFQPAAVESSTGLAAVDALADRFLASTTATGSRFASVVTTPCAFVLSEHGKIRYASRSKSLIDASAWIPPRTDLPRGTLSHRAHAGGPMDREEVDAAVWFSNWERGGKLLEEARYLDQWDQTLTLLWFDDDEVPPLKRRARDDDDAVGLREDEEELGLQELDGHLPWPGKKRRR; via the coding sequence ATGGCACTCACTGAATTTGCAGTCGTTCATAAGGCGCGGAAGTTTGTCATCGACGTGAATCCGACCGCCATCCCGGTCTCGGTTGAGGACTACGCGCGTAGCGTTGGCGCCGTGATTCGCCCACAAACCGATCTCGGGCCCGACGAACCCGGCATGTCCTTCGCTCACGACGGCAAGCGATATATCTGTGTGAACGCCGGAGATCGTCCGGAGCGCCAGCGATTCACGGTATGTCACGAGGTCGCGCACATCGTCCTCGGGCTCCAGTCCGACCACAGTGAACCGCAATGGAGTTACGCCAAGCGACCGCTCGCCGAGATCTTTTGCGACGTGTTCGCCGCAGAATTGCTTCTGCCGTACAAGTCGTTTCAACCCGCGGCGGTGGAATCGTCCACCGGGCTGGCCGCGGTGGACGCCTTGGCTGACCGGTTTCTCGCATCCACAACTGCAACCGGCTCCCGGTTTGCCAGCGTGGTCACGACGCCGTGCGCATTCGTGCTCTCCGAGCATGGGAAAATCAGATACGCATCGAGGTCCAAATCGCTGATCGACGCCAGCGCTTGGATTCCACCTCGGACTGATCTGCCGCGCGGTACCCTTTCACACAGGGCACACGCAGGCGGGCCGATGGATCGGGAAGAAGTTGACGCCGCTGTTTGGTTCAGCAATTGGGAACGCGGCGGCAAGCTCCTCGAGGAAGCCAGGTATCTGGACCAGTGGGATCAGACCCTGACACTGCTATGGTTTGACGATGATGAAGTGCCACCGTTGAAGCGTCGTGCACGCGACGACGACGATGCCGTTGGCCTCCGAGAGGATGAGGAAGAACTCGGATTGCAGGAGCTAGATGGACATCTCCCTTGGCCTGGAAAGAAACGCCGTAGGTAG
- a CDS encoding toll/interleukin-1 receptor domain-containing protein — protein MLYDVFICHASEDKDEIARPLATALASQHIEVWYDEFSLRLGDSLRESIDRGLARSRHGLVVLSEAFFSKRWPQWELNGLVARQMRGDERVIIPIWHKVSRDDVLEFSSPLADLVAVSTDDGIPAVCREILRVVRPQESPLVVARDELIAFGVSPPVISDEWWLDIIEASNRMLPVGFHVPDEVCWGRWAFPLPNHSSRGGDRGVRLAWTALQLRWVEQAEARRITQISDPCDVLAFVKEMPGLEESCHRFPSWLASYAPQLTIPGLSGEMETLFDEAMTKDPGDDAWALRVTDPDSIDAVRAACQFVQGDVGGPCPKFYETFDYLIWLLSEESAWLPQAHRSMLVRGIAEWGVWPNLSEPDRFMKWVLNLPSNPRRCRPPRNAVVELEALIARSLAATRTHDDPHVIAEKFSEAGIVKRFASSQYRGERFRSKRRSTRSAPKQ, from the coding sequence TTGCTCTACGACGTATTCATTTGCCACGCTTCCGAGGATAAGGACGAGATTGCCCGCCCGCTGGCGACTGCCCTCGCCAGCCAGCACATTGAAGTCTGGTACGACGAGTTCTCCTTGCGACTTGGCGACAGCCTTCGCGAATCGATAGATAGAGGGCTGGCAAGAAGTCGACACGGACTCGTGGTGCTCAGCGAGGCGTTCTTTTCAAAGCGGTGGCCGCAGTGGGAACTGAACGGGCTCGTCGCTCGCCAAATGAGGGGCGACGAGCGGGTGATCATCCCGATTTGGCACAAGGTGTCACGTGATGATGTACTTGAGTTTTCCAGCCCATTGGCCGATCTGGTCGCGGTCTCGACGGATGACGGGATCCCGGCCGTGTGTCGGGAGATTCTTCGCGTTGTGCGCCCACAGGAGAGCCCGCTAGTAGTAGCCCGCGATGAGTTGATCGCGTTTGGCGTTTCACCGCCTGTGATTTCGGACGAATGGTGGCTCGATATCATCGAGGCAAGCAATCGGATGCTACCCGTGGGTTTTCACGTTCCTGACGAGGTCTGTTGGGGGCGCTGGGCATTCCCGCTCCCGAACCACAGTTCTCGTGGTGGGGACCGGGGAGTGCGCCTCGCGTGGACTGCACTGCAGCTCCGCTGGGTGGAGCAAGCGGAAGCCAGACGGATCACCCAGATCTCGGACCCGTGTGACGTGCTCGCCTTCGTGAAAGAAATGCCGGGGCTCGAGGAATCGTGTCATCGGTTCCCGAGTTGGCTTGCGAGCTACGCTCCTCAACTCACTATTCCGGGCCTCAGCGGTGAGATGGAGACGCTCTTTGACGAAGCGATGACCAAGGACCCCGGCGACGACGCGTGGGCGCTGCGGGTGACCGATCCGGACTCCATTGATGCGGTCCGAGCGGCCTGTCAATTCGTTCAGGGGGATGTCGGCGGTCCATGCCCGAAGTTCTACGAAACTTTCGACTACCTCATATGGCTCCTCTCGGAAGAAAGCGCTTGGCTACCTCAAGCACATCGCTCGATGCTTGTGCGTGGTATCGCAGAGTGGGGTGTCTGGCCGAATCTGTCTGAGCCGGATCGATTCATGAAGTGGGTGTTGAATCTCCCGAGCAACCCGCGACGGTGCAGACCGCCCCGGAATGCTGTCGTCGAGCTGGAGGCACTCATCGCTCGTTCCCTGGCTGCGACGCGTACTCACGACGACCCGCACGTCATCGCCGAGAAATTCTCAGAAGCAGGAATCGTGAAGCGTTTTGCGAGTAGCCAGTACCGAGGAGAACGCTTTCGAAGTAAGCGACGATCTACTCGAAGCGCTCCGAAACAGTAG
- a CDS encoding DUF2188 domain-containing protein has translation MSDKDRHVVPQDGDWVVKKPGAERASSIHDTQAAAIDHAREIAQTTGGEVVIHGRDGRIRDKDSYGRDPNPPKDKKH, from the coding sequence ATGAGCGACAAAGACCGACACGTAGTTCCCCAGGATGGCGATTGGGTAGTGAAGAAGCCCGGCGCTGAACGCGCGAGCTCGATCCATGACACGCAAGCAGCGGCGATCGACCACGCTCGAGAGATCGCGCAGACAACCGGCGGTGAGGTTGTCATCCATGGTCGTGACGGAAGAATCCGGGACAAGGATTCCTACGGCCGCGACCCGAACCCACCGAAGGACAAGAAACACTAG
- a CDS encoding YegP family protein produces the protein MSARYELKDSKNDQYFWTLQGNNNETLLTSETYTTKPAAEKGIASAMANSPYDIRYQKGNTANGQHYFTLNAENHQKLGTSETYTSSWGRDNGIEACKKVGPSAPTVDLTKSKTGAYR, from the coding sequence GTGTCTGCTCGATACGAACTCAAGGACAGCAAGAACGACCAGTATTTCTGGACCCTGCAGGGCAACAACAACGAGACTCTCTTGACGTCGGAGACCTACACGACGAAGCCGGCCGCCGAGAAGGGGATAGCCTCCGCCATGGCGAACTCGCCGTACGACATCCGCTATCAGAAGGGCAACACGGCGAACGGCCAGCACTATTTCACGCTGAACGCGGAGAACCACCAGAAGCTCGGGACCTCGGAGACGTACACATCGTCCTGGGGCCGCGACAACGGCATCGAGGCCTGCAAGAAGGTCGGCCCTTCGGCGCCCACGGTCGATCTGACGAAGTCGAAGACCGGCGCGTACCGCTAA
- a CDS encoding helix-turn-helix transcriptional regulator, translating to MAMKLPNYLRTFRKRAYLTQDELAFLLGTESGTRVSRYEQFDREPGLETALAYQVIFAESSAELFAGLYERIAHHVGERASALVLRLEGRSPNPVLRHKLEVLRDILRRVS from the coding sequence ATGGCAATGAAACTGCCCAACTACCTGCGGACCTTCCGCAAACGGGCGTACCTCACCCAGGACGAACTGGCGTTCCTTCTGGGGACCGAGAGCGGCACCCGCGTTTCCCGCTACGAGCAATTCGACCGCGAGCCCGGACTCGAGACCGCGCTCGCCTACCAGGTCATCTTCGCGGAGTCATCCGCTGAGCTCTTCGCGGGTCTCTATGAGCGAATCGCGCATCATGTCGGCGAACGGGCAAGTGCGCTGGTTCTCCGCCTCGAAGGCCGATCGCCGAATCCGGTATTACGGCACAAGCTCGAAGTCCTTCGCGACATCCTACGGCGAGTGTCCTAG